A stretch of Dysidea avara chromosome 5, odDysAvar1.4, whole genome shotgun sequence DNA encodes these proteins:
- the LOC136256428 gene encoding uncharacterized protein, which produces MELVQSNQVTSSNHIEKEGLSRALKFLDAKSLQVGTLVTDRHKQIDKFISKQYPDIEHCYDVWHVSKGVKKKLNKVAKYKDCELINEWIKSITNHMYWCAASATSGNDMTVRWKSLMNHLCDEHEDCHHANDLGNRRKKWFIPGTKAWEKLSDIIGNPRLIYDIKKLSPSQQTSSIENYHSVINHFAPKLMAFCYHGMHCRLLIAAMHFNENYKRPEAFTRDGKERRRLTFPKSKQGECTPKVVPVPKTYNYANELMVKAIQLCLTNAEEDKGSHRKIKGRTESHLSYLKPLLI; this is translated from the exons ATGGAACTAGTCCAG AGTAATCAAGTAACGTCTAGCAATCACATAGAGAAAGAGGGACTATCCAGGGCTCTTAAATTCTTAGATGCTAAGTCTTTGCAAGTGGGCACATTGGTTACTGATAGGCATAAGCAAATTGACAAGTTTATCAGTAAGCAGTACCCAGACATTGAACATTGCTATGATGTGTGGCATGTGTCAAAAG GGGTAAAGAAGAAATTAAACAAGGTAGCAAAATACAAGGACTGCGAACTTATTAATGAATGGATAAAAAGTATTACCAATCATATGTACTGGTGTGCAGCATCAGCTACAAGTGGTAATGACATGACAGTTCGTTGGAAGTCCTTGATGAATCATTTGTGTGACGAACATGAAGACTGTCACCACGCTAATGACCTGGGCAATAGGCGTAAAAAGTGGTTTATACCAG GTACTAAAGCATGGGAGAAACTCAGTGACATCATTGGAAACCCTCGATTAATATATGATATTAAAAAGCTCTCCCCTAGCCAACAGACCAGCAGCATTGAGAACTATCACAGTGTAATCAACCACTTTGCTCCTAAACTGATGGCTTTTTGTTATCATGGAATGCATTGCAG GTTATTGATTGCTGCAATGCATTTTAATGAAAATTATAAGAGGCCAGAGGCATTCACAAGAGATGGCAAAGAGCGGAGACGGCTGACTTTTCCAAAATCGAAGCAAGGGGAATGCACACCCAAAGTAGTCCCAGTGCCGAAAACTTACA ACTATGCAAATGAATTGATGGTGAAAGCAATACAACTATGTTTAACAAATGCAGAGGAAGATAAAGGGTCGCACAGGAAGATAAAGGGTCGCACAGAAAGCCACCTCAGTTACCTAAAGCCCCTCCTCATTTAG
- the LOC136255054 gene encoding uncharacterized protein, which translates to MAILPTNKLATKDLTNHHIKTVTVISNNYYIGFFQNYNSGSISLYLTNTGSLNISYTVEVLGVGYYTSGTISGTGSKIVSLSSILITGSYNDQNKGICLKTNSTNVVVIGQNDASRSSDTFLALPTVRMFSTHYIYYGISVSSGVSYYDNVVLIVGTENNTMMNLTVTQSVNVKINDTVSSLTSGSQYSFIVNRLQTVYIGSSSDLTGTRIITDKPVSVFSGHQCGYVLSLSSSYCDHLIEQIPPTTYWGKTYYIAPLQGRSVYIIRVLAAYNSTEVFMDCNNVKNSYTINAGNSFTVTYQIYCAIHSNKEILVAQYSTGDPMMMLVPATIYYNDEINLSTTSSGYNDYINIIVLKEYYQPSMMYWITGGVKRSLQSQSWNTITFNQVTEAYYTQLSVSNGPVTIMHTTTNALMSAVVYGFVYDRAYGHPGGFSVQKKIQG; encoded by the exons ATGGCCATCCTACCAACAAATAAACTAGCTACTAAGGATTTAACTAACCATCACATCAAGACAGTTACTgtaatta GCAACAATTACTACATTGGATTTTTTCAGAATTACAATAGTGGTTCAATATCTCTCTATTTAACCAATACTGGATCACTAAATATATCTTATACCGTAGAAGTTCTTGGAGTAGGATATTACACTAGTGGAACTATTTCAGGTACAGGATCAAAAATTGTAAGTCTTTCTTCAATTCTCATCACTGGTTCATACAATGATCAAAATAAGGGGATCTGCCTTAAGACCAACAGTACTAATGTAGTTGTGATTGGTCAAAATGATGCATCCCGGAGTAGTGATACATTCCTTGCTTTACCCACCGTAAGAATGTTCTCCACTCATTACATTTATTATGGAATTTCAGTATCCTCTGGTGTATCATATTATGATAATGTAGTACTGATTGTTGGTACAGAGAACAACACAATGATGAATTTAACAGTAACACAATCTGTTAATGTCAAGATTAATGATACTGTTAGTTCCCTGACCAGTGGTAGTCAATACTCCTTCATAGTCAACAGGTTACAAACAGTGTATATTGGATCATCAAGTGACTTGACTGGGACCAGAATTATCACAGACAAGCCAGTGtctgtgtttagtggtcatCAGTGTGGATATGTACTATCATTGAGTTCTAGCTATTGTGATCACTTAATAGAACAGATTCCACCTACCACATACTGGGGTAAAACATATTACATTGCACCACTGCAAGGTAGAAGTGTTTACATCATCAGAGTGTTAGCAGCATATAACTCAACTGAAGTTTTCATGGACTGTAACAATGTGAAGAATTCCTATACTATTAATGCAGGGAATAGTTTTACAGTAACTTATCAaatctattgtgcaatccactCTAACAAGGAAATCTTAGTAGCTCAGTATAGCACTGGTGATCCAATGATGATGCTTGTACCAGCTACAATTTATTACAACGATGAAATCAACCTATCCACAACATCATCAGGTTACAATGACTATATCAACATTATAGTATTGAAGGAGTATTATCAGCCTAGTATGATGTATTGGATAACAGGAGGAGTGAAGAGGTCATTACAGTCACAATCTTGGAACACAATAACATTCAACCAGGTCACTGAGGCATATTATACACAACTATCTGTATCAAATGGTCCAGTAACAATTATGCACACAACAACCAATGCATTGATGTCAGCTGTAGTGTATGGATTTGTATACGACAGAGCTTATGGTCACCCTGGAGGATTCAGTGTTCAGAAAAAGATTCAAGGTTAG